A single region of the Mycobacterium lentiflavum genome encodes:
- a CDS encoding SIR2 family protein, whose amino-acid sequence MAGFDDKFRSDLAAHLARFAAAPILFAGSGVSRRYLNMPDWQSLLEMLAGMTDREFSYYRSTASEDLPKIAELLVEPLKDRLWTAKEKPLRNKHSDKLIRPDSALKIYVAEVLKDIGLKSSIPRALRSEVDALRNAKVDAIITTNYDPFLETVFPDYRVFVGQDELVFSDPTGIAEIYKIHGSLDDPNSLVITESDYAVFRDRNAYLAAKLLTFFAEHPVIFIGYSMTDSNVQSILGSLASCLTDEHMSRLQDRLLFVNWQEGSQHSMVPTVIGANAHNVPVRAITVPDFQAIFDVLAALDQKIPRRTLRQIKEKLYKLVLDSEAQDRLLHVTDLDAVVDDDAEFVVGVGVIAAVQKRGYKMVARQDLCHDVLHETAEFDSDFVVKMTLPEMMSRAGNFPMYKYLRAAGYLDTSGHIKDDQDISPKLLKRIQDTSNLRPSTSIMRKAKTLAQTHKSLKGMIQYCTTDEVLAHFGAFAHTAIEPRVLKNFLIECENEYTDEDGKMTSQFTKAVCIYDLLKYGPKADWTAA is encoded by the coding sequence GTGGCAGGGTTCGATGACAAGTTCCGCAGCGACCTTGCTGCGCATCTCGCGCGCTTCGCCGCTGCGCCGATCCTGTTCGCTGGGTCGGGGGTTTCGCGGCGATATCTCAACATGCCGGACTGGCAGTCACTGCTGGAAATGCTGGCAGGCATGACCGACCGTGAGTTCAGTTACTACAGGTCGACCGCCAGCGAAGACCTGCCGAAGATTGCCGAGCTACTCGTGGAGCCGCTCAAGGACAGGCTGTGGACTGCCAAGGAGAAGCCGCTGCGGAATAAGCACTCCGACAAGCTGATTCGACCCGACAGCGCGCTCAAGATCTATGTCGCCGAGGTTCTGAAGGACATAGGTTTAAAGAGTTCGATTCCCAGAGCGCTGAGGTCAGAGGTCGATGCACTGCGTAACGCCAAGGTCGACGCGATCATCACGACGAACTACGACCCGTTCCTTGAGACGGTCTTCCCCGACTATCGTGTGTTCGTCGGGCAGGATGAGCTTGTCTTCTCCGATCCGACTGGAATCGCCGAGATTTACAAGATCCACGGCAGTCTGGACGACCCGAACAGTTTAGTCATCACAGAGTCCGACTACGCAGTGTTTCGCGACCGCAACGCCTACCTCGCGGCGAAGCTCCTGACGTTCTTCGCCGAGCATCCGGTGATCTTCATCGGCTACAGCATGACCGACAGCAACGTCCAGTCGATCCTTGGAAGTCTTGCCAGTTGTCTCACCGACGAGCACATGTCGCGGTTGCAGGATCGGTTGCTGTTCGTGAACTGGCAGGAAGGTAGCCAGCATTCGATGGTGCCGACGGTTATTGGTGCCAATGCCCACAACGTGCCCGTTCGCGCGATCACCGTGCCCGACTTCCAGGCGATCTTCGATGTCCTAGCCGCTCTCGATCAGAAGATTCCGAGGCGGACCCTGCGCCAGATCAAGGAGAAACTGTACAAGCTCGTACTCGACAGTGAGGCTCAGGACAGGCTCCTGCACGTGACCGACCTCGACGCAGTTGTTGACGACGATGCAGAGTTCGTCGTCGGAGTGGGAGTTATTGCCGCGGTTCAGAAGCGTGGATACAAGATGGTCGCCCGCCAGGATCTCTGCCACGACGTGCTGCACGAGACAGCGGAATTCGATTCTGACTTCGTGGTGAAGATGACGCTGCCCGAGATGATGAGTCGTGCCGGCAATTTCCCGATGTACAAGTATCTGAGGGCGGCGGGGTATCTCGACACCAGCGGGCACATCAAGGACGACCAGGACATCTCACCAAAGTTGCTGAAACGCATTCAGGACACCAGCAACCTGCGGCCCAGCACCAGCATTATGCGCAAGGCGAAAACTCTTGCGCAGACACATAAGTCGCTCAAGGGGATGATCCAGTACTGCACGACCGATGAGGTGCTGGCACACTTCGGGGCGTTCGCGCACACCGCAATAGAGCCTCGGGTGCTCAAGAACTTCCTAATCGAATGTGAGAATGAATACACCGACGAGGACGGCAAAATGACCTCACAGTTCACGAAGGCGGTGTGCATCTACGACCTACTCAAGTACGGTCCCAAGGCGGACTGGACCGCTGCGTGA
- a CDS encoding three-helix bundle dimerization domain-containing protein yields MGEQTVLAEVERRLIQEFPGVTLADVDAAVRKAHARFDASPIRDFVPLFVEKHARSHLAQHHMATSA; encoded by the coding sequence ATTGGCGAGCAGACGGTGTTGGCCGAGGTTGAGCGCAGACTGATCCAGGAGTTTCCCGGGGTCACGTTGGCGGATGTTGATGCTGCGGTCCGTAAGGCTCACGCTCGGTTTGATGCGAGTCCGATTCGAGATTTCGTTCCGCTGTTCGTCGAGAAGCACGCGCGCAGCCATCTTGCACAGCATCACATGGCAACCAGCGCCTAA
- a CDS encoding replication initiator encodes MPATLRVRATVNSVDYLGQLALPGVPDTVDTAKVVEQMVRRASSMGFESWWRRAESVGFCAHPIQLVGADEYRRDRVVWTRCNNRRAHICPSCSDLYARDTWQLVHAGAAGGHHGMPITVADRPQVFLTLTAPSYGAVHAATRGGDGKRGVCRDHHRIGGYRRCPHGKPLWCSTVHDHGEGRVGQPLCSECYDYVGHVLFTWHLPELWRRFTITLRRALHKELKATGVDPDGVRVSFIKIIELQVRAIPHIHALIRLDPHENGDDPDQTDWESPTSATKLAAIIEHAARTVTLALTDPTTDSAVRRIRFGTQIDTQPLTASSAPEKTGSAEQNSGIAGSLSGRRVARYLAKYVTKSLADLGISARRLSTEAIGDLDVSEHVRAILTTISALADKGLSGIRRWLHTLGFRGHITSKSRRYSTTMTALRQRRATWTRKQQSKSTAQHPDQRPYRGSSGAVDDDDLVAWEFDRAGHASLGERTLIISASLRRIQQRHTAREARQPRRGAPVEVLDG; translated from the coding sequence ATGCCGGCCACACTTCGGGTGAGGGCAACAGTGAACAGCGTTGATTACCTGGGCCAGCTCGCCCTGCCCGGGGTGCCGGACACGGTCGACACGGCGAAGGTGGTCGAGCAGATGGTGCGCCGAGCATCTTCGATGGGGTTCGAATCATGGTGGCGGCGAGCCGAATCAGTTGGATTCTGCGCCCACCCCATCCAACTCGTCGGTGCCGATGAATACAGGCGGGATCGGGTGGTGTGGACGCGGTGCAATAATCGCCGCGCCCACATCTGCCCCTCCTGCTCGGACCTCTACGCTCGCGACACCTGGCAACTCGTCCATGCCGGCGCCGCGGGCGGGCATCACGGCATGCCCATCACGGTGGCCGACCGGCCGCAAGTGTTCCTCACCCTTACCGCCCCCAGCTACGGGGCCGTTCATGCGGCCACACGCGGTGGCGACGGCAAGCGCGGCGTGTGTCGGGATCATCACCGCATCGGTGGCTATCGCCGCTGCCCTCATGGAAAACCGTTGTGGTGCAGCACCGTCCATGATCATGGCGAAGGCCGTGTCGGTCAGCCGCTCTGTAGCGAGTGCTACGACTACGTCGGGCATGTGCTGTTCACCTGGCACCTACCTGAACTGTGGCGCCGCTTCACCATCACCCTGCGACGCGCCCTACACAAAGAACTGAAAGCCACAGGTGTGGATCCGGACGGGGTGCGGGTCAGCTTCATCAAAATCATTGAACTGCAAGTCCGCGCCATCCCGCACATCCACGCCCTGATCCGCCTCGATCCGCACGAGAACGGTGACGACCCGGATCAGACCGATTGGGAATCACCCACCAGTGCAACCAAACTTGCCGCCATCATCGAGCACGCGGCCCGCACCGTGACGCTCGCCCTGACCGATCCCACCACCGACAGCGCCGTGCGGAGGATCAGGTTCGGTACGCAGATCGACACCCAACCCCTCACCGCATCCTCGGCTCCCGAGAAAACGGGTTCGGCTGAGCAGAATTCAGGTATCGCCGGGTCACTGTCAGGGAGGCGGGTGGCGCGCTATCTCGCCAAGTACGTCACCAAGTCCCTGGCCGACCTCGGAATCAGCGCACGACGCCTCTCCACCGAAGCGATCGGCGACCTGGACGTGTCCGAGCATGTGCGTGCCATCCTGACCACCATCAGCGCGCTCGCCGACAAAGGACTCAGCGGGATCAGACGGTGGCTGCACACTCTCGGGTTCCGCGGTCACATCACCTCCAAGTCCCGCCGCTACTCCACCACCATGACCGCCCTACGGCAACGGCGCGCCACCTGGACCCGCAAACAACAATCGAAGAGCACTGCACAACACCCTGATCAGAGACCGTATAGGGGTTCCAGCGGCGCTGTTGACGATGACGATCTGGTCGCGTGGGAATTCGACCGCGCGGGGCACGCGAGCCTCGGCGAACGCACACTGATCATCAGCGCCTCACTACGCCGCATCCAGCAGCGTCATACCGCGCGCGAGGCAAGACAGCCCCGCCGTGGCGCTCCTGTCGAGGTGCTCGATGGTTAG
- a CDS encoding FtsK/SpoIIIE domain-containing protein, which produces MALNNRNTNNTEQNNDDDWFGDLVMSLFTAAGYLLWWAALFPAISLPIIASLALGITHGPRAGLVCALAPSVAYAGWAWLDRGSFRGWVTEPVRRRWLTWSRYTRSWESTCTLHGLAARLGERTLTPTLRYVRIGRTTDVLAVRIVTGQSTADWHKQSDALAAAWRADRITIRATAPGELKITLMRGDVLAEPIGLPIPTAVTPVDLGAVPVGITETRHSWQLPLLGHHVLIAGATGAGKGSVLWSLIAGIAPAVKTGLVRLCVIDPKGGMELGAGAPMFTVFTHDATDTTLELLRQLVTVMHARANRLRGHTRLHTPTSAEPLFVVVIDEIAALTAYVTDRKVRTEIEQLLGLLLSQGRAVGISVVAAVQDPAKDTLPVRQLFTVRIGLRLTEATQTTMVLGQGARDAGAECDRIPDTAPGVGYMLIDGTAQPQRVRAFHVTDHDITTLARRFRRPTSRASSTRRPRATDAGHTSGEGNSEQR; this is translated from the coding sequence ATGGCATTAAACAATAGGAACACCAACAACACTGAGCAGAATAATGATGATGACTGGTTCGGGGATCTGGTCATGTCTCTGTTCACCGCGGCCGGATATCTGCTGTGGTGGGCGGCGCTGTTCCCGGCCATCAGCCTCCCCATCATCGCCAGCCTCGCACTCGGCATCACCCATGGCCCGCGTGCGGGCCTAGTCTGCGCGCTCGCACCGAGCGTCGCGTATGCAGGCTGGGCGTGGCTCGATCGAGGCTCGTTTCGCGGCTGGGTGACCGAACCGGTACGCCGACGGTGGCTGACCTGGTCGCGCTACACCCGCAGCTGGGAATCGACATGCACCCTGCACGGCCTGGCCGCCCGCCTCGGCGAACGCACCCTCACACCCACACTGCGCTACGTGCGCATCGGCAGAACCACCGATGTGTTGGCGGTGCGGATCGTCACCGGCCAATCGACGGCCGACTGGCACAAGCAATCCGATGCGTTGGCCGCCGCGTGGCGCGCCGACCGGATCACCATCCGCGCGACCGCCCCCGGCGAACTGAAGATCACGTTGATGCGCGGGGATGTGCTCGCCGAACCCATTGGTCTGCCGATACCCACCGCGGTGACCCCGGTGGATCTGGGGGCCGTGCCGGTGGGGATCACCGAAACCCGCCACAGCTGGCAGCTACCGCTGCTCGGCCATCATGTGCTGATCGCGGGAGCCACCGGCGCCGGGAAAGGCTCGGTGTTGTGGTCGCTGATTGCCGGGATCGCCCCAGCGGTGAAAACCGGGCTGGTGCGGTTGTGTGTCATCGATCCCAAAGGCGGCATGGAACTGGGCGCCGGGGCACCGATGTTCACGGTGTTCACCCACGACGCCACCGACACCACCCTGGAACTCCTCCGCCAACTCGTGACGGTGATGCACGCACGGGCCAACCGGCTGCGTGGCCACACCCGGCTACACACCCCGACATCGGCTGAGCCGTTGTTTGTAGTGGTGATCGATGAGATCGCCGCGTTGACTGCGTATGTGACCGACCGCAAGGTCCGCACCGAAATTGAACAACTCCTCGGCCTGCTGCTCTCCCAAGGCCGCGCAGTGGGGATCAGTGTGGTGGCCGCGGTGCAAGACCCGGCCAAAGACACCCTGCCGGTGCGGCAGCTGTTCACCGTGCGGATCGGGTTGCGGCTGACCGAAGCCACCCAAACCACCATGGTCCTCGGGCAAGGAGCCCGTGACGCCGGGGCGGAATGCGACCGGATCCCCGACACCGCCCCGGGTGTCGGGTACATGCTGATCGACGGCACCGCTCAGCCGCAGCGGGTGCGGGCCTTCCACGTCACCGACCACGACATCACCACCCTCGCGCGCCGCTTCCGCCGCCCCACCAGCCGAGCAAGCAGCACCCGCCGGCCACGCGCCACCGATGCCGGCCACACTTCGGGTGAGGGCAACAGTGAACAGCGTTGA
- a CDS encoding XRE family transcriptional regulator: MDDHDDAEAVTIPNERLAQRLRAKGLSHARFATAVGVDIKTVRRWLADSDYKVREHNAHRAADVLDCTPYDLWPNQYPPSTAHPLATTSSGGPFTATLYASRTQLPITAWQQHFADATTSIDILVLAATFLFDTLDGFLDTLLGAAARGVAVRFLVGNPDTATTILRGQDEGIGEAVIARCRTSVELLTPHAGTPGLNIRTHDTTLYTSIFRVDDAMIVNFHIYGSPGRNNPVLVLSRHHEPRLWATLEQAFTQVWDNATPLTAKG; this comes from the coding sequence ATGGACGATCACGACGATGCTGAGGCCGTGACGATCCCCAACGAGCGCCTCGCACAGCGGCTACGGGCCAAGGGCCTATCCCACGCACGGTTCGCCACTGCCGTGGGTGTGGATATCAAGACAGTGCGACGCTGGCTGGCCGACAGTGACTACAAGGTCCGAGAACACAACGCCCACCGGGCCGCCGATGTGCTCGACTGCACCCCGTACGACCTGTGGCCCAACCAATACCCGCCCTCCACTGCGCACCCACTGGCGACAACGTCATCGGGTGGGCCGTTCACCGCGACGCTGTATGCCAGCCGCACCCAGCTACCGATCACCGCATGGCAGCAGCATTTCGCCGACGCCACCACCAGCATCGACATCCTCGTCCTGGCCGCCACGTTCCTCTTCGACACCCTCGACGGATTCCTCGACACCCTCCTCGGCGCCGCCGCCCGCGGCGTTGCAGTGCGATTTCTCGTTGGTAACCCCGACACCGCCACCACGATCCTGCGCGGTCAAGACGAGGGGATCGGTGAAGCCGTCATCGCCCGATGCCGCACCTCCGTCGAACTGCTCACCCCCCACGCCGGCACCCCAGGACTGAACATCCGCACCCACGACACCACGCTCTACACGTCGATCTTCCGCGTCGACGATGCGATGATCGTCAACTTCCACATCTACGGCTCACCCGGACGCAACAACCCCGTCCTCGTGCTATCGCGCCACCACGAACCCCGCCTCTGGGCCACCCTCGAACAGGCCTTCACCCAGGTATGGGACAACGCCACACCCCTGACCGCGAAAGGCTGA
- a CDS encoding NUDIX hydrolase encodes MRTDYYNDPNAPQPNSVVPSASAIVTDEQGRILLIKRRDNTLWALPGGGHDIGETIADTAVREVKEETGLDVEVTGLVGVYTNPQHVVAFSDGEVRQQFSLSFTTKVLGGTLAIDDESTEIAWTHPDDMTGLDMHPSMRLRIDHYLQHRDAPYLG; translated from the coding sequence ATGCGCACCGACTACTACAACGACCCCAACGCCCCGCAGCCCAACAGTGTCGTCCCCTCGGCTTCGGCCATCGTCACTGACGAACAGGGACGCATCCTGCTCATCAAACGCCGCGACAACACCCTGTGGGCGCTACCCGGCGGTGGACACGACATCGGCGAAACCATCGCCGATACCGCGGTACGCGAGGTCAAAGAAGAAACCGGGCTTGACGTCGAAGTCACCGGACTGGTCGGTGTCTACACCAACCCGCAGCACGTGGTCGCGTTCTCCGATGGTGAAGTCCGCCAACAGTTCTCGCTGTCCTTCACCACCAAGGTGCTCGGCGGAACCCTGGCGATCGACGATGAAAGCACCGAAATCGCCTGGACCCATCCCGACGACATGACCGGCCTGGACATGCACCCATCGATGCGGCTGCGCATCGACCACTACCTGCAACACCGCGACGCTCCCTACCTCGGCTGA
- a CDS encoding HD domain-containing protein, giving the protein MSGVLTQRARREAEARLAGLPRLAHVRGVAAAAERLSRRFDADTADCLVAAAWLHDIGYAPSVRQTEFHPLDGAKFARWAGFGELVASLVAFHTGALAEAAERGVSGLSAFGDPPSDVLDALTFCDLTTGPDGLPIPPQDRLSDVLARYGPEDPVHRAVDAGRDELLATVGRVRAWK; this is encoded by the coding sequence GTGAGCGGGGTTCTGACGCAGCGTGCACGGCGAGAGGCGGAGGCACGGCTGGCTGGGTTGCCGCGGTTGGCGCATGTGCGGGGTGTCGCGGCGGCTGCCGAGCGGTTGAGTCGACGTTTCGATGCGGACACAGCGGACTGCTTGGTGGCGGCGGCGTGGCTGCACGATATCGGCTACGCACCGTCGGTGCGCCAAACCGAGTTTCATCCTCTCGACGGCGCGAAGTTTGCCCGGTGGGCGGGTTTTGGGGAATTGGTCGCGTCGTTGGTGGCGTTTCACACCGGTGCGCTCGCGGAGGCTGCTGAGCGAGGCGTGTCGGGTTTATCGGCGTTCGGCGATCCACCCAGCGATGTTCTGGATGCGTTGACCTTTTGCGATCTCACGACCGGACCTGACGGGTTACCGATACCTCCGCAGGATCGCCTGAGCGACGTGTTAGCGCGCTACGGGCCCGAGGATCCGGTGCACCGGGCGGTCGACGCAGGTCGCGACGAGTTGCTGGCGACAGTAGGACGGGTACGCGCCTGGAAGTAG
- a CDS encoding IS110 family transposase, which produces MQSTIAASTQPQVTVGVDTHKQFHVAHAADQLGRPLGSHRMAASTAGYRQFVSWAHGLGQLVIVGIEGPGHYGAGLARYLRAEGIPVTEVGRPKRQRRARYGKSDDADAAGAAAIVLAGEALGDPKSADGAAEMVRVLRVARTSAVRARAKAYTALQDLLVTAPAALREQLAGLYKKRLIQACKQLSESETPSSPTDAITMAIKSLAARCEQLDVEAARLKHHIDTITATAAPQLRAVYGVGPDTAATLLAAIGDNHDRINGDGAFAKLCGVSPLQASSGKTVRHRLNRGGNRDANRALHVILVVRLRRHQPTRDYMARRLAEGKTKNEVMRCLKRYLAREIFHAIQPSRKATKIVA; this is translated from the coding sequence ATGCAATCCACCATCGCCGCATCCACCCAACCACAGGTCACCGTCGGTGTCGACACGCACAAGCAGTTCCACGTCGCCCACGCCGCCGATCAGCTGGGCCGTCCGCTGGGCAGCCACCGCATGGCAGCCAGCACCGCCGGGTACCGCCAATTCGTGTCCTGGGCTCACGGGCTGGGCCAGCTTGTCATCGTCGGTATCGAAGGCCCCGGCCACTACGGCGCGGGCCTGGCCCGGTATCTGCGCGCCGAGGGCATCCCGGTCACCGAGGTCGGCCGCCCCAAACGGCAGCGCCGGGCACGCTACGGCAAATCCGACGATGCTGATGCGGCCGGAGCCGCCGCGATCGTGTTGGCCGGCGAAGCCCTCGGCGACCCCAAGTCCGCCGACGGTGCTGCCGAAATGGTGCGGGTGCTGCGGGTGGCCCGTACCAGTGCGGTGCGCGCCCGCGCCAAGGCCTACACCGCCCTGCAGGACCTTTTGGTCACCGCTCCCGCAGCGCTGCGTGAACAGCTGGCCGGCCTCTACAAAAAGCGTCTCATCCAGGCCTGCAAACAGTTGTCTGAGTCCGAAACGCCAAGCAGTCCAACCGATGCCATCACGATGGCGATCAAATCACTGGCGGCGCGCTGCGAGCAACTCGACGTCGAAGCCGCCCGGCTCAAACACCACATCGACACCATCACCGCCACCGCCGCACCGCAGTTGCGCGCCGTCTACGGTGTTGGCCCCGACACCGCCGCCACGCTGCTGGCAGCGATCGGCGACAACCACGATCGGATCAACGGCGATGGCGCCTTCGCTAAACTCTGCGGAGTCAGCCCGCTGCAGGCCTCCAGCGGCAAAACCGTCCGACACCGACTCAACCGCGGCGGCAACCGTGATGCCAACCGGGCGCTGCATGTCATCCTGGTCGTGCGGCTGCGCCGCCACCAACCCACCCGTGACTACATGGCGCGCCGCCTCGCCGAAGGCAAAACCAAAAACGAGGTCATGCGCTGTCTCAAGCGCTACCTCGCCCGCGAAATCTTCCACGCCATTCAGCCGTCAAGAAAGGCAACAAAAATCGTTGCCTGA
- a CDS encoding RNA polymerase sigma factor — MTAATVSEDEGALVAALRAGDHRAFARLVDRHTPAMLRVARGYVPSEQHAEDVVQETWIALLKGLDRFEGRSSLRTWLFTVLVNIAKTRGLKERRHVDTQIKAFTGGTVDPERFRAAGDELPGHWKAEETPTPFPDTPEGSALSRELTDVAKRNLDTLPERQRIVVTMRDMLGLDSDEVCALLEISAANQRVLLHRGRAVIREALENYLKDAS, encoded by the coding sequence ATGACCGCAGCCACGGTTTCGGAAGACGAGGGCGCTTTGGTCGCTGCACTTCGCGCCGGCGACCATCGAGCTTTTGCTCGGTTGGTCGATCGTCACACTCCGGCGATGCTGCGGGTGGCACGTGGCTACGTGCCGAGTGAGCAGCATGCCGAGGACGTCGTGCAGGAGACGTGGATCGCGCTCCTCAAGGGCTTGGACAGATTCGAGGGACGGTCGTCCCTACGTACTTGGCTTTTTACGGTTCTTGTCAATATCGCCAAGACTAGAGGGCTCAAGGAACGCAGGCACGTCGACACTCAGATCAAAGCGTTCACCGGCGGCACAGTTGACCCCGAGCGGTTCCGTGCTGCTGGCGACGAGCTACCCGGGCACTGGAAGGCGGAGGAGACACCGACTCCTTTCCCGGACACCCCTGAGGGCTCGGCTCTCAGCAGAGAACTCACCGACGTCGCCAAGCGCAATCTCGATACCTTGCCTGAGCGTCAGCGCATTGTCGTGACGATGCGCGACATGCTCGGTCTCGATTCCGATGAGGTCTGTGCACTACTCGAGATCAGCGCTGCGAACCAGCGGGTATTGCTTCATCGTGGCCGTGCGGTCATTCGAGAGGCTCTCGAAAATTACCTGAAAGATGCGTCGTGA
- a CDS encoding zf-HC2 domain-containing protein translates to MNPLDCNELVEIVTAYLDGSLDLETRARFDEHLLECDGCDNYLQQFRVTISTVGRIRESELAPEFRAQLLEAFKDWR, encoded by the coding sequence GTGAACCCACTCGATTGCAACGAGCTCGTCGAAATTGTCACTGCCTATCTGGACGGCTCACTCGACCTCGAAACGCGGGCGCGCTTCGACGAGCACCTGCTCGAATGCGACGGATGCGATAACTACCTGCAGCAGTTTCGGGTCACTATCAGCACGGTCGGCCGGATCCGTGAAAGCGAGTTGGCACCGGAATTCCGCGCGCAACTACTTGAGGCTTTCAAGGATTGGCGGTGA
- a CDS encoding bifunctional alpha/beta hydrolase/OsmC family protein codes for MSNSERVTFAGSSGSLSGRLETPEQPPTTWAVFAHCFTCGKDNSAAARISRALTGSGIGVLRFDFTGLGDSEGDFAATGFSSNVDDLVCAADFMRASHGAPTMLIGHSLGGAAVLAAASRINDVNAIAVIGTPADPGHVAGLLRQSRDDIAAGEATISIAGREFRLQRQFLDDIAAQPQRERIRAADAALLVLHSPTDQVVSVDNAREIFDIARHPKSFVALDGADHLLSCRDDAEYAATVIAAWAGRYLKHHASTALTRSGPPPSDDGVVRVAERGDAGSLTQDITVGSHRLVADEPRPISDDMGPTPYDLLLAALGACTSMTIRMYAERKRWPLESVVVDARHSRVHAQDCAELDKTKGFIDRIERHIMLQGPLSAIQRDRLMEIASRCPVHRTLRSEVDIRTTGRLRDSNHSQLSPASSIIGDR; via the coding sequence ATGAGCAATTCAGAACGCGTGACGTTCGCTGGCAGTAGCGGTTCGCTGTCTGGGCGGCTGGAGACTCCAGAACAGCCGCCCACGACGTGGGCGGTATTCGCGCACTGCTTTACCTGTGGAAAAGACAACTCGGCTGCGGCGCGAATCTCTCGTGCCCTCACCGGCAGTGGTATCGGCGTCCTACGCTTCGACTTCACGGGGTTGGGGGACTCCGAGGGCGACTTCGCCGCGACAGGATTCAGTTCCAATGTCGATGACTTGGTGTGTGCAGCCGACTTCATGCGAGCGAGCCACGGTGCGCCAACGATGCTGATTGGGCACTCCCTCGGTGGGGCTGCGGTGCTTGCGGCGGCGTCGCGAATCAATGATGTCAATGCCATTGCCGTTATTGGTACACCGGCAGATCCCGGTCACGTAGCGGGCCTGCTGCGCCAGTCACGCGACGACATCGCGGCAGGTGAGGCGACTATATCTATCGCCGGTCGCGAGTTCCGTCTGCAGCGGCAGTTCCTCGACGACATCGCAGCACAGCCCCAGCGGGAACGTATCCGAGCGGCCGACGCTGCACTCCTAGTGTTGCACTCGCCGACCGACCAGGTGGTCTCAGTCGACAATGCCCGAGAGATCTTCGACATCGCGCGGCACCCTAAATCCTTTGTCGCACTTGACGGCGCTGATCATCTGCTCAGCTGCCGCGACGACGCCGAGTACGCCGCTACTGTGATAGCTGCCTGGGCTGGCCGTTACCTGAAGCACCATGCGAGCACAGCTCTGACTCGCAGCGGCCCTCCGCCTAGTGACGACGGTGTCGTACGGGTCGCAGAGCGGGGTGATGCGGGAAGTCTCACCCAGGACATCACGGTCGGCTCGCACCGCCTTGTTGCGGATGAACCTCGTCCGATCAGCGACGACATGGGCCCCACCCCGTACGACCTATTGCTCGCCGCGTTGGGAGCCTGTACGTCGATGACGATCAGGATGTACGCCGAACGCAAACGATGGCCACTGGAAAGCGTGGTTGTCGATGCCCGCCATTCCCGTGTCCACGCGCAGGACTGTGCCGAGCTCGACAAAACGAAAGGGTTCATCGATCGCATTGAACGCCACATTATGTTGCAGGGACCACTGAGCGCCATCCAACGCGACAGGCTCATGGAGATCGCCAGCAGGTGTCCAGTGCACCGCACTCTCCGCTCCGAAGTGGACATTCGCACCACCGGGCGACTCCGTGACAGTAATCATTCCCAGCTTTCACCAGCATCCTCGATCATCGGCGACCGCTGA
- a CDS encoding SDR family NAD(P)-dependent oxidoreductase: MAVQLSEARVLITGGTSGIGRAVAVSLASHGAVVAVSGRNAERGQQVVGEIESTGGKAEFLSSDLHDAESARLLAAEAVTRLGHIDVLVNNAGVYPFGPTESMTEEDFTAVFNLNVRVPFFLVAELAPKMAERGNGVIVNVTTMVAEYGNVGTSLYGASKAAVVSLTKTWAAEYGPRGIRVNAVSPGPTFTEGTAAMGEGLRRLVGPAPAGRPAQAEEIANSIVFLASDQASYIHGVTLAVDGGRTAV; encoded by the coding sequence ATGGCTGTCCAACTGTCCGAGGCACGCGTTCTCATCACCGGCGGAACTAGCGGAATCGGGCGGGCTGTTGCCGTCTCTCTGGCTAGTCACGGTGCCGTAGTGGCAGTGTCAGGCCGGAACGCGGAGCGTGGGCAACAGGTAGTAGGAGAGATCGAGTCCACGGGCGGCAAGGCCGAGTTTCTCAGCAGTGACCTGCACGACGCCGAATCCGCGAGGCTGCTCGCTGCTGAGGCTGTTACACGGCTCGGCCATATCGACGTGCTGGTGAACAACGCCGGCGTCTATCCGTTCGGACCAACCGAATCGATGACCGAAGAAGATTTCACCGCGGTGTTCAATCTCAACGTTCGCGTTCCGTTCTTCTTGGTAGCCGAACTAGCCCCCAAGATGGCCGAACGCGGCAATGGCGTGATCGTCAATGTCACTACGATGGTCGCCGAGTACGGAAACGTCGGAACCAGTCTGTACGGCGCCAGCAAAGCTGCGGTCGTATCCCTCACCAAAACGTGGGCAGCCGAGTACGGACCGCGGGGCATACGGGTCAACGCGGTCAGTCCAGGACCGACATTCACCGAAGGCACCGCAGCTATGGGTGAGGGGCTTCGCAGGCTGGTTGGCCCTGCTCCCGCGGGCCGTCCCGCGCAGGCTGAAGAAATCGCCAACTCGATTGTGTTCTTGGCGAGCGACCAAGCCAGCTACATCCACGGGGTCACCCTCGCTGTAGATGGCGGCCGCACCGCCGTCTGA